In Trichocoleus desertorum ATA4-8-CV12, the DNA window CCACCAACGGGCGATAATGCTTACCTGTCACGACCATGTAACCCACGCGCAATCCGGGCATCAGCGTTTTAGAAAAGGTGCCGATATAGGTGACTAGATCCTGGCGATCGATCGCTTTAATCGGAGCAGGAACAGGCTCAAAATTCAGCCCTTCGTAGGCGTTGTCTTCTAAAATGGGACAGGCATACTGTTCTGCCAGTTCTAACAACCGCTGCCGATGCACTTGGGAAGTTGTAATGCCAGTGGGATTGTGCAGCGTGCTAATCGTGTAGATCAGCTTGGGGCGATGACTGCGGAGATATTGTTCTAGCAGTTCCAAATTCATCCCCGTGGCGGTCATCGGGATGCCAATTACCCTTGCACCCAAATTCTCCAGGACAGCGATCGCCCCATGATAGGTGGGACTCTCCACAATCACCCAATCTCCTGGCTGCACATAGTAGTGCATCACCAAGGACAACCCTTGCTTCGAGCCGCTCGTAATAATGATATTGTCTGTCGAGACTTGTAATCCTTGTTGCCACACCAGCATTTGGGCGATCTGCTTCCGCAACACCAAGCGACCTTGAGGCAAATCGTAGTTGAATAAAGCTGTGTCTATGTCTGCGATCGCACGTCTAGCAATCCGCCGCAAATTCTCTGACTCTGGTGGGCGAGGGAAACCACAGCCTAGATTAATCACGCCCTTTTGGGTTTGCGCCAGCATCGAGTCCGCATAGACATCAAAAAAAGAGATGCTACGTTGTTGCGGAATGATCACATCCTGCGCTGGAGCAAAGGTAGGTTCAGATTTGGGAGCGGGAATGGAGGAAGAATTGACAAAATATCCTGCGCCTTGACGAGCAGACACCAAACCATCCGCCTCTAATACGCCATAAGCTTCAATCACCGTCAGCTTATTGACTTGAGCATTCTCAGCCAACCTCCGAATCGACAGTAGACGTTCTCCTGGCTGCATCGCTCCTGACTGAATCAGATGCCGAATGCGATCGCGGATTTGCAAATATACAGGTTTTGGTGACTGTCGATCTAATGGAATCCTCATCATTCACCCCAATGACAGCAGCAATTAAAACTAGCTTGAGCTGAGATTCACTAATAGCCTCAATCAAAATTCAAGCATTACTAGCTGGCATAAGGTGGAATATAGACGATTCTCCTAAAATCAACCTAGTACAATTTTGATCAATTTCTACTAGAACAGTTTTTGAAGTGATACCACTGTATTAGTTACTGTCTCAAATCCTTAAGCTTTTCAACAGTTTTTATCCAGCTTAAAAACTTAGATCCACCCTTCAAGTAAAGGCCAACTCATAACTTAATGAAATTCAGATTTAACCTTTTTAGCATCCCCCAATCGCATGAATTCACAGGACGATGTAGAGATTTGGCGATTGATTTACCGTAGAGGAATCAATCGTGTTACAAATCTTCTGCGATTGCCGCTACAGATAATTGCAGGCCTAAAAACTGTACCAGTCAAACTGAGTTATTTTTGTACCTTTTCAATTAGAAGTAAAACCTTTCAAAGTAATAACAATACTTTCGATTACCTCTTTTGAGGTTCATTATGAAATCTCTAAACCTCGCCTCCACTTCTCAAAGCCTCTCTAACCTATGGCAAGCTTTGAGACAAATAGTTGCTCGTTATGCCGAAATTCGAGTTTGGCAAAAAAGCGATCGCCAGGGAAATCTCTATTGGCATGGCTACAACCCCAACAACGGCGACTATGTTTGCTTTGGCACAGAAGCAGAAATTCGCATGTGGATTGAGGAGCATTACTACAGATAAATCCAGTTTTCCGATAGGCTTTTAGATGTTGCTGAGTCATCAAAGCCAAAAAACTGGAACATTTATGGGACTGATAATTACGCAGGTAGACGCATTTACCAATCAACCCTTTAGTGGCAATCCTGCCGCCATTTGTGTCCTACCTAAACCACGGGATGACCAATGGATGCAAGACGTTGCCAGAGAAATGAACTTATCGGAAACCGCTTTCCTGCTACAACAGGAAGATGGCTTTAATCTCCGTTGGTTCACCCCTACCGTTGAAGTTGATCTGTGCGGTCATGCCACCCTAGCCAGTGCTCATGTGTTGTGGGAATTGGGATATCTAGAACCTCCTCAAGAAGCCCGATTCCACACTCGGAGCGGCCTGCTTACAG includes these proteins:
- a CDS encoding PLP-dependent aminotransferase family protein — translated: MRIPLDRQSPKPVYLQIRDRIRHLIQSGAMQPGERLLSIRRLAENAQVNKLTVIEAYGVLEADGLVSARQGAGYFVNSSSIPAPKSEPTFAPAQDVIIPQQRSISFFDVYADSMLAQTQKGVINLGCGFPRPPESENLRRIARRAIADIDTALFNYDLPQGRLVLRKQIAQMLVWQQGLQVSTDNIIITSGSKQGLSLVMHYYVQPGDWVIVESPTYHGAIAVLENLGARVIGIPMTATGMNLELLEQYLRSHRPKLIYTISTLHNPTGITTSQVHRQRLLELAEQYACPILEDNAYEGLNFEPVPAPIKAIDRQDLVTYIGTFSKTLMPGLRVGYMVVTGKHYRPLVERKLLSDLHVSTVSQAIISEYLASGHYRRHLNHLRTENLQSRNAMLQALERYFPQEASWTVPNGGLFLWVHLPSQLPMTTIRQEAIAQKVVMSCGSLFFPDQKGYTAMRLNYSSPPAEIDRGISVLGQLLTKYL